TTGTTTCTTGTTAAAGCACTGCTCCACCTCCTCAAACCTTCAATGCAGCTTCTAATTGACCCTTTTAGCTTCTCAAAAGGTCCCATTCCCCTAGTTGATTGTTGCCACCCTTCTTTAACCACCCTCTCACAGTCAATTTCAGAAGCCCACCAAGCctcatatttgaaaaatttactGCTCTTGAAATATGAGTTATTTGTTTGGGAAAAACTCAGTAAAACAGGCCTGTGATTAGAACTTCTAGCCACTAGAACCTCCACACTAACTTCCCTTTGTGCTTCAATCCAAGCCTTATTTGCAACCACCCTATCCAGCCTCTCCTTGGTGAAAGTATCATCCCCATGTCTATTACACTAGGTAAACTTATCCCCTTTTCCAACCTAGATTAGATAAACCTCCCCTTTCCAAAGCATTCCTAAAATTATTCATGAAGTTTTTCCCCTAGGCCTGCCCCCTTCCTTTTCATCATACGTAagtatctcattaaaatccccaagaATACACCAACCTTTATTATTCCCAGGTTTTATGGAAGATAACAACTGCCACACCTCTTGTCTTTTGCTTGTCTCGGGATGTCCATAGAAACCTGTCAAAAGCCATTGTTATCTCCCTTTATTATCACAGATCCATGCACTGATATGCCTCTGAGTAAAATTCAGAATATCAGCCAAACCTTCCTCTTTCCAAAACAATACTAGGCCACCTCCTCTTCCATTTAAATCCACCCCAAAACACCCTTCCATTCTCAGCCTTCTTCTAATACCTTCCAACCTTCGAAGCTGCAACTTTGTCTCAATCACAAAAACCACATTTGGCATCTTCTCCTATGCTAAACAAAAGAGGTCTTGGACTATTCGAGGGTTGCCAAGCCTttggcagttccaacttaagattttcataatGTTAGGCGGGGCTGTTTAATAGCCTCCGCTAAAACTTCCTGTGCAGCAATAAACtttcctttactttttattttctgttttttctatAGAGTTACCTCCTTATCAACCATCCTAACATCCTCACAAggtctttttttgtttgataattttattgacaggacctctctattctccacatTTCGAGCCCTTCTCTTCCATGTCTTCCTGTTTTTTACCAGGTCCCTTAGAACCTCTTCACCCTCTTGGTAAACAAGTTTATCATTAAGACCCTCATGCGCTACTCTATCCATCCTTTCAAACTCATCTCCAGGCTGGATAGACCCCTTTACTCCCCCTGGCTCTCCCCTTATCTCCACATTATCCACCACGCATTCATGAACTTGGCCTGCGACCTGGGTTGTTGCCTCCATTCCTACCTCCTTACCCCCCACAAGACTAGacactctctcttcctccaccTCGGTTCTCCATGACCCCTCGCTTCTTGTTTCCCCATTAAACCTTGAGCctcccttcttcttccccacTAAACTCActcttagggtacgtttgggtagtgagaagtgttgagaatgtttgtgaatagttatgaatagagattggagtgagtttgtgggtcccattgagagtattttgagttgtttggatgtgtgaaatatgttgagttattgacttttgagtaggtagttgaaaaatgtgtgggtcccataaatattatagtgattttatttttagtaataaatattataatgattttatttttaatttatatataatagtgataaatattataatgattttatttatatatatataatagttataaatattatagtaatgttattttttatttatatattatagtgattttatttttaatttatatataatagtgataaatattatagtagtttattttttatttatatataatagtgattttattttttatttatatattttagtgattttattttttatttatatattatagtgattttattttttatttatatattatggcgattttattttttatttatatataatagtgataaatattttttatttatatgttatagtgatttttatttatttatatattataataattttttttatatttaatagcgataaatattatagtgattttattttttatttatatattatagtgattttattttttatttatatattataatgattttattttttatttatatattatcgtgattttattttttatttatatattatagcgattttattttttatttatatattatagtgattttattttttatttatgtattatagtgataaatattttttatttatatattatagtgattttttttatttatatattataatgattgtttatttatatttaatagtgataaatattatagtgattttattttttatttatatataatagtgataagtattatagaatgtttgtgaatagttatgagtagagattgaagtgggtttgtgggtcccatcgagagtattttaagttgtttggcatgtgaaatattttcaaaaatacgagaatacttaaaaagtgttgaggaatgtttagtacccaaacatagccttaacCAGGCCCCAAATTGCTCATCTCTCCCACTACTCCCATCCCTCAACTCTCTCTTCTATGGGCAGCCATTAGACCCATGAATAATTCTACCTCAGGAAAAACATTGAAAAGGTAATTTCTCATACCTGAAGGGAACCCATATGCTCCTGCTTTGAGCTGAAACTGTTTTACCTCTCGCCAAAGGCCTAGTTAAATCCATATCGATTTGAACCCTTAGGTAACTTCCCCAACCACTTCCATCTCCCTGTACATCAACATCCTCCACCTTCCCAACTGTGTTCCCCCACTTGCTCACCTTTCTCCTTTGTCATCAAGGCTAACGGCAGATTATACATGTGCACCCATAGCTCCTCATGATCAAAACTCATCATCGATGGAGGAGTAAAACCATCGAACATTTTGAGCACGATTATCTGGTTATCAAACAACCATGGTTTCCCACCCCACACCTTTTCTTTATCTGCATTGTTAGCAAAGATGATGACATACACATTCATCCCCACCTCCAGAAATTTTGCTACCTTACTAAGTTTCCAAATCTTTGCCATCATAGACTCCAGTATCCCATAGCTAATCTTCCTTTCTAACCACTGCTTTCCCACCAAGCTTCTTTCTCCTTTGTTCTTTATTTCCTCTGGAACAACATCATCTAAATCAACACAGAGTTTTTCATCCTCTGTTAGTCGAAGCTTTCCCCACTGAGCCTCCAAATTTTCCATTACCAAACGACCTTCCTCCTCGTTCATCTGCCGCGTTCCATCTTGTTCCACCACGCACCTCCTCAGTCTGCCAGGTGCTAACAGAAAACTGCTCCCACTCACAAGTGCTTTCCACCAGAATTCCGTTAGAATCTCCATGGGTGCTAATAGATTAAAGAAGGTTTTGGTAGTGGTCATCTTCCCTACTCAGAGTGCTTTTATCCCAGGGACGATGATCTTTGACAACATGCTTATGAGGCTCTTCATGCTATGAAGACAAGGCAGAAGAGGAAGACTGGGTCAATGGCCATCAAATTGGACATGTCCAAAGCCTATGACAGAATTGAGTGGTGCTTCCTGCAGGCTATGATGAAACAATTGGGTTTTTGTAAGAAATGGATAAGACTGATTATGAGTTGTGTTTCTACAGTGACTTATTTAGTTCTAATAAATGGGAGACCTAGTAGAAAACTTAAGCCAACAAGGGGActaaggcaaggggaccctatctccccttacctttttattatttgtacaGAGGGCTTAAGTGTTCTACTCAATTTTTCTGATGCAAGGGGCTTAACAAAATGGGTAACTATGGCTAGAGGGGGTACTAGGAGAAATCACCTACTTTTTGTACATGATTGTGTCTTGTTTGGTAGGGCCAAGTGCGAGGAATGGAAGAAGCTTATGGACTTGTTAAAAGTCTATGAAAAAGCCTCGggttagttttttaataaagaaaaagccTCGGGTcagttttttaataaagaaaaaacctctttttctttagttcaaatacCAAAGTTGAGGATAGGGAGCTTATTTTGAGGGATGGAGGCTCAGTGGCTTGTGGATGTTATGAGAGATACTTAGGTCTTCCAACAGTGGTGGGAAGATCAAGATATACTACTTTCAAGTGCATCAAAGATAGGATTTGGCAAAAGATAAGCTgctggaaaaaataattttttatgtacgATAGAAAAGGAGATATTGATAAAAGCTATTCTGCAAGCAGTACCCACATATACAATGAGTGTGTTTAAGCTTCCAAATAATCTATGTTCTGAGATTAATACCATGTTCTCGAGGTTCTGGTGGGGTAGTGCAAAGGGGGAGAAGAAAATTCAGTGGCAAAGTTGGGAAAGATTGGGGACTCAGAAGTTGAAAGGAGGAATGGGTTTTAGAGATCTTGATAGTTTTAACTCAGCCTTACTAGCCAAACAGGCTTGGAGATTTCTACAAAACCCAAAGTCTCTAGCTGCAGTAATTTTTAGAGAGAAGTATTTTAAGTCCAAGCATCTGTTGGATGCAAACTTGGGCTCCAATCCCTCTTTAATATGGAGCCCAAGTTTGCTTAATACCTGATCATCTTTTAAAGTTCAATCTCCTGTCAGAATTTTGGACAAAAATGCAAAGGTATGTGATTTGCTGGATCAAGGTGGAAAAGAATGGAATGAGGAGCTGGTGAAGGGAATCTTTATGAAGGAAGAGGCTGAACAAATCTACAGTATCCCTTTAAGTAAGTTGGGTTTAGAGGATAAGTTGATATGGGGGCATTCTAATAAGGGTCATTTCACTGTAAGAAGTGCTTATTACGTGGACCAAGAGAGGAAAGGAGCATAGAAGGGGGAAACTTCAAGGGAGCAAAAAAAAGTGCTAttatggaagaatatttgggGTTTGAGGGTACCAGGTATGATCAAGTCTTTTCTATGGAAGTTGGGGAACAATGTCTTACCTACTAAAAAGAATCTATGGAGAAGGAAGGTGGTGGAAAATGCATCATGTCCAATATGTTGGTGTGAAGAGGAAACTGCAATGCATGTTATATGGAATTGCCCTGCTGCTAAGGATGTTTGGGCAGTTTCTCTTCGAGTCATTCAAAAATGGTCTGctaatgaagatatttttctagttttctaGGAGAAGCTGATGGAGAGATTGAAAATAGAGGAACTAGAACTAGTGGTTGTTCTAATGAGGTCACTATGGCTCAGAAGGAATTCCTTTATTTTTGAAGACAAGTTTAGAGGACCTGATTCATTGATCAGAGCAGCAAGAGCAGTGTTTGAAGACTTTCAAGAGGCTCAACTAAAGGACAAATCTAAGCCAAAGAGTGAAGGTATTTCAAGAAGTAGTTTTTGTCAAATGTGGATGAAGCCTTCACAAGGATGGATTAAGGAAAATTGGGATGCCTCtctcaataaacaaaatatGGGGCTGAGAGTTGTTTCAAGAAACGAAAAGGGAGAAGTATTGGCCTGTGCTTGTTACAAAAGACCCCCATTTTCTGCTTCTGTCATGGCAGAAACAGTAGCCTTGTGGTATGCTGTGGATTTATGCAATGAATTGGGCTTCAATAGAGTCatctttgaaggggatgctcAACTTGTAGTGGAAGCTGTTAATAGTGAAGATGAGGATCTGTCTGCTATAGGCCACATCATTGAGGATATAAAAACAGTGTTTAAAGGAAGAAGTGATTGGAAAGTGAAGTTTAtaagaagagaaggaaatggGGTAGCTCATTTGTTAGCAAAAAATGCTTTAGATATAGTACAAGAACAAATATGGATAGATGATTGTCCAGATTGTATTCTTTTACAAGTTTTAAAGGAGTCAAATTGTACTAGTTTCACTTTTGAGTAATGAAATATACGAGGttctttgtttaaaaaaaaaaaaaaaaaactcatacaTGCTATATTACATTTTGATGGATGGTTTTTAATCTTTAAGCTTGTGGGAcaggaaaataattaaagagtTGATCATCTTTTTTCATAGAAAAAAAGTCAAGGGTGAATTACGAAAGATGGCCTTCACATAATTGTGTAAAAGGCCTATTTGGTTCTGGCTCATCAACATGTCAGATCACAATAGGCATAAAATTAACCTCCATTCTCCCTTAAACTCATATTTGAGGACTAATTTCACCCCATGCTCTAAATTGTTTACGTCTTTTAGTAGGCTCAAAGAATCAAAGTCCTCTTGGTCAATTGTCCACCTAATCAAGTGCAAGAATGCTGCCTGGATGTTTCAATAGCTAATTTATCACTTTAAGACAACGAAGTGgacaaaggaaatgaaagaaacttGCTGCAGAATTTTCTATAGAAAATGAGGCAAAGGAGGGGAGAGGAAGAGTGCAAAACAACATTGTTTCTCTACAGCATCTTCTTCATGTTTTTCGGCAATACAATGGAAGATCTTTAATGAATCTTCTCCCCCATTGTTACTGCAACCAAACATTAGGCATACACTTACACATATtactaacaaaattttaataaatacaactcaagtaaaaaataacttcactCATGTTGTAGCATGTTAACTATAACATTCTCCCCCTTAATGTATTGTTCATTAATTCCTAGTgtttctttgagttttatttatttatttatgaaaaagcagtggtttatcccatacaacacctagagggggggtgaataggtgcagttcaaattatgtggactaataaaatttaatggcaAGAAGCTAATAAAAGAAGACACAAATcatgcaaataatcaacacaaggatttggtcacgaagtggaaactcatttgaagaacatcttcaaattctaaaaccactccgggtgtaagccaccacctaaaatccactatagaaaaagttcattacaaccaatttagtgacactcacaaaacctttgtagttcctaaacttggcttgcaacatcacgagtgacccactcgatctctacacgcatgtagtgtcggaactccgaccttctatagctttccacgagaacctctcgatctctgcatcaacagcagctccggaaaccttccggccaacaaaacgtccacttcaatggactttgaaagaggtttgattttgagagtggtgtggtggattagtgtttgtccaaaagagattcacaaggtgaggaataggtttctctctttggctcttgaaacacttaaggttttgctctgtttttccacaccacacaacagaaatgatctgttatatttatagtcccagcaagtcacggcgcccaaagcatgaattttaggttgtctttgaacattggctcgagcgaggtgtcgagcgaaggtcgagcgcacgttatcttctgaaaccgctcgagcgaggtgtcgagcgaggtgtcgagcgaacgtctCTGGatgtctctggatgggttccgctcgagcgccacgtcgagcgcacatcgagcgaaccactctggatgagttctgctcgagcgccacgtcaagctcacctcgagcgaaccgctctgtcttggttccgctcgagcgccaagtcgagcgcacatcgagcgaaccactctggatgggttcagctcgagcgttacgtcaagctcacctcgagcgaaccactctgtcttggttccgctcgagcgccatgtcgagcgcccatcgagcgaacctctctggaaggtttcgctcgagcgctatgtcgagcgcccatcgagcgaacctctctggaaggttccgctcgagcgccagtcgagcgccagtcgagccatgttgagcatacttcaatatttttcatgtactaatgcatcaacacttgttacaactcaactttacataggttttcacaagaatatgccaattgaacacatttttccctcaacaatctccccctttggcatttctgtgacaaaacctctaacctaTACATAGGACTTAATCCTAACACACCCAAATCAGGATTCCCATTATTTAGGCAAAAAGTCTTGAgcacattgagatatttctGCAAACTTAACAAACGGTTAAACGTACCAATaacaatatgcaagaaataatctcataagcatAAACACTTGTAGCACAGTTCTCAGAAAAGACTTTTCATTAAGAATTAAAACAtacattgtttttcaatttagacAAACAATAGTAGCATGAGcagcatgtgatacaaataaaaatagctgctcctccacaaaacaaaacaaagctgCCCCAACAAGCTTTCTTGCTACTCCCCCTAAATCTCTATACTACTCCCCCTTAATCTatactccccctttttgtcacaaaCTCCAAGGGTGTCAACTGTCCCCACCAGATTGACTGCCATCTTCTTCATCAAGCCGCTCCTCAATATCGTCGAAGCGTTTAGTCACAAGCTGCTGAAAGCTGTCAACTTTGGCATCAAGATGATCAAATCGGGCTTCAAACCGAGCTTCAAGCCGGGCAAGGTACTCAAGAACCTGCTGAAGGCTGGGATCGACTGATCCCGCTGCCGGGCCCTGAGGCTGTGAACTAGATGGCTGAGAAGTGAAGGCTGAGATGTGGATGGCTGAGAGGAAGATGCAGGAGGATGCTCAACATCCAGTGGGTGAGGGGTAATGTGAGCACGACTCAACTGCATGGTCCTACGCCCAATGGGAGCCTTAAGAGGAACTCTAGGCTCATTAGGACGAAGCATAACAGTCTGAGAGAGGGCTAACCTAGTAATGAGGCAGGCGAGAGGCAAGCCAGTCCGTAATTTCGGGGAATTAAACGCCTCAAGCATGACCCGACACAGATGACTCCCCAGATCAATGGAGACATCATTTATCAATGCATACAAAAGAGTGGCGCGGTCAGGACCGACATCACTCTGATGACCAGTAGGATAAAGGTTTGTAAGGACTATCCTACTGAGAATGAGAAACTCGGGTGAAAAACGAGAGGTGAGAATGGGTGTCTTACCATCCCAACTCAAAAAATGACCGATTAAACATTGAACAATGACAGTCGGACTTGGAGGAGAAGTCCGTGTATATGGATAAGTGGGGTTTGCCACTCGCGGGGCATGTAGCAAGTCCGCAACCATGCCCGGAGTCACCCGGAAAACAATGTTCCGGAGACTGACTTCAAAAGAGCCATCATCAGCGATGGCATCAATATTGGAGTAGAACTCCTTAACCAACTCCACAGAAGGAGTGGGATGACCAGTGGTCAAGGCGAGCCACTGGCGAGACTCAAAAATGCGAGGAATTACCGTCTCAGAAAGCTCACCAAGGAGAACTTCCCGCTCAACAATAAGAGAACGGGTGGAAAAATTTTGAGTGTAGAGTTCTCTTGCATGAGGATTGCGAAAATGTGCTTGAGCGGGGGCTGGAGGATTTTGGCGTGAACGAACCCTTCGAGACATGATTGAAGCTGGACAAAATCAATGACCATTAGACAAGGCTAAAGGTAATGTGAAATGCCCAATGCTTGATGAATGCACATGCCTAATTGTGAACCAAGCCAAACGTATGCAATGTTGCTAAAACTATGTCAAAATGCACAATGCACAATGCACACGCCCACTAACACAATATAACAACCATTTTGCATTTTTGAGCACTTCAAACTCAATTAAGCCAAGATTGGGTTTTAAACCCAATGGAGAATCCAAGTCTCAATGCCAAACACTATCTCAACACTAGAATAGACAAACATGACCATGGGGATAATGTAGTAACAATGCATGatgaaaatatgaaatcaaacttcattgatgcattttaccgagcacttggagtgcatccaagtacaaaccaaatgaaaaacccCTTGGGGGTTCTAAAAACCTCCTAAATACAAAGAGAATGAAAATGGACAACCAAGAGGTCCATCCAAACACCAAACAAACCAACAAGAAAACTCCATTTCGGAATCCCCAAATCCAAAGCCCTAGATTTCGAAATGCATGTATATGGAAAATGcatgaagaaattcaagatAAAAACCGAAAATGATTGGAGAGAATCAAAGATTAGAGACTTACCGTGATTATAATGGGATTTCTTGAGAGAAGTCAAATGAAAACACACGGTGAGAAGAGAGAAATGTCGCGcaagaaggggaagaagaaacggCGCAGAGAGAAAGTAGCAGGctggggaaaaagaaaggggcGCGGGGCATTTTAAAACGCTTTCGCTCGAGCGGCAGttaagttcgctcgagcggaagCCCAAAATTCTCAATACTCAAATTTCATCCAGTGATTCAAGCATTAATGAAGTCAATTTTGAAGCTTGAAAAACACATCAAATGTAAAAGagcatcatattatcacaatttACGCAAGTAGTAAAAACAGAGTATCACATGTAAGATGAACATGCGTGTTTTGTGAGTCCCAACTCAATCAAGAAGTTTCAACCAAAATTGTGAGTGGGGTTAGGCTAAAACAAGAAACCATAAGTGCATGGGGAGCCTTTCCACGATACAGAAAGTAAAACCTAATGCTGCTAGGACCTAAATAGTTCTGTTTGAATTCATGCATTAGGATTGGCCTATTGAGTAATATgacccctttttctttttcttcttctttttcttcttcttcttccttcctttttttttttatttttattttttttttatttttagagaattttcataggaagaattttgatatataatcatGAGGTCATCTAGCCCGTGGTCAATTCTGTATACACGTAGAGCTCCCTTACATCTTTGATTGCCTCCCCAAGAACTCACTGGTGGCAAAACAACAATTGTTTGAGCTGGAAGTGTAGTGTGTGAAGCAGGTCACAACTTACAAATAGTACATATGTTTTAAACCTTTGTAACTTATAACGGTACAtgatacaattttcaaaagatataaGTACCTAATATTTTCAGAATTGACATCACGAACACTCTTTATCCCACGCAAGTGCAAAACATTATTCATGATTTTTGAGGAACACACACAACATGCTTTTaacaaacagaacaaaaatgaaCAACAACTATACAACAAAaaagaatgcatgaatgcatgaccATCAGTCTATACCATGTCTGGTCTGCTCCTCCCCCTTTCTCATCCACACTTGTCTCACTTTTGGATGATTCACCTTATCAACCTTCTGTCTAGTAGTCAATTGGTCTAACTTCACATTGATAATCTCATTTTGTTTGGTCAAGACCATGACTTGGCTCCACAAGTTTTGATGCCCTTTTCTTGAGTAGGGCTTTTCAATTCTCTTAGGATGGTCCCTAAGCTCAAAACAGTTTGGTCGAATGTGACCAATCTTACCACAATTGTGACAAACGTGGTTTGCTTTGTGAACTTCATGTCTCATGGAGGGTGAAACATACCTGGAAGCATTCAAGAACTTCTTACTCTTTTTAGAAGGATAGACAATCCTACTTTTAGAGAAAGTAGGGGCATGATGATTTTTTAACTTGAAGCAATCTGGTCTAACATGACCAACCTTCCCACAATGATGACATATAGGGCTTGTGTTACGAGCTCCTTGTCTCTTGGGAGGTGGGACAGGCTTTTGCACATGTAAGGGTTTCTTACCCTTTTTCAAAAGTTGAGGTTTGCCATTCTCATTAGAAGCAGgaacaaacattatttttcctACCCTTTTGCATGGGATTTTTGAAGTTGAAGCCACATCAGATTTCCCTTCAATATATCCTATACCTCTCTTGTCACCAAAGGACTTTCCTGAGTTTAGGATTTTGTCAAGCTTTTGTTTCCCAGTAGACAAATTTTTCAACTTATCGTTTAACAAAATCAACTCACTTCCCTGCATTTTCACTTTATCCTCGAGTGACACATTCCTCTTTTGCAACTGATCGGTTAGACAATTTGCTTCATTCAATTTACCTTGGAgatcctcattttctcttttgcaaataTCTATATTCTCAATATGTGCTTTATTGAGTTTCCTCAATTTTACACACTCTTTGTACAACTTCTCATAGATTTCCTCCAACTCATCATCATCCCTGGATTCACTTCCGGATACACTCTCATTTTCAGACGTTGATTCACTTCTATGACTTTGGCCATCAACAGAAGAAGTGAATGCCATGTAGTTGcgatttttctttggagagggACTCTTAGAAGAGTCACTTGTCTCAGAATCATTATCATCCAAAGACGCACCCTTTGCTTTCTCTATggcctttttgtaatttgcacaCTCAAGGCGAATGTGCCCAAAACCATGACATTCATGACACTGAATATCAGATTGTACCCTGTCTTTGGTGGCTCTAGTATATTTCTTAGAGCTCATTTCCTTCTTTCCTGAACTGGAATTTCCATTAACTCTCTCAAACCTTTTCTTCTTATCTCCCCAattctttctatttctagatACAAACATCTTCCtgaattttttagcataaaagGCTACTTCTTTGTCACTCATAGCCAACTCATCGGACGACTCATCAGATGACTCATTGATAGTGTTGAGGGCTAtggacttatttttcttatccacAGGAAGAGTATGCTCATAGGTTTGTAGAGAGCCCACCAGCTCTTCAATTCTCATATTGTCCAAATCTTTGCTCTCTTCAATGGCAGTGACTTTGGGACGGAATCTCTCAGGAAGAGATCTGAGAATTTTTCTCACAATTCTATTCTCAGGGATTTTGTCCCCTAAATTAAAACTAGAATTGACAATATGATTGAGTTTGGCATAGAAGGCATCAAAAgtttcatcatctttcattctaagttcttcaaaacttgtggtTAGCATTTGAAGCTTAGAATTCTTAACAGCCTTGGTACCTTCATGGGTAACCTCAAGAATGTCCCAAGCTTGTTTACAATTTTCACACATGGAAATTCGCTTGAACTCCTCCTGGGACACAGCCATGAAAATCGCATTCAGGCCTTTGTTATTCCAACCACACTCGCTTATTTCATCCCTAGAATAATTATCCACACTTTTGGGAGTTTGAACTCCCTCAATGATAACAACTGGTTCTCTCCATCCTTTTGTTATGGACACCCACACTCGTTCATCCACAGACTTTAGAAACGCTTTCATTCGGACTTTCCAATAAGCATAgttgtttccatcaaaatatGGTGGTGATGTGAGAGATTGAGACTTATCCATTTAAACTACTATAACAGGAACACACTCAGGAACTGAATCCTAGCGGAGTGAacccgctctgataccaattgaaaaagcagtggtttatcccatacaacacctagagggggggtgaataggtgcagttcaaattatgtggactaataaaatttaatggcaAGAAGCTAATAAAAGAAGACACAAATcatgcaaataatcaacacaaggatttggtcacgaagtggaaactcatttgaagaacgtcttcaaattctaaaaccactccgggtgtaagccaccacctaaaatccactatagaaaaagttcattacaaccaatttagtgacactcacaaaacctttgtagttcctaaacttggcttgcaacatcacgagtgacccactc
This window of the Juglans regia cultivar Chandler chromosome 12, Walnut 2.0, whole genome shotgun sequence genome carries:
- the LOC118344022 gene encoding uncharacterized protein LOC118344022 — translated: MDKSQSLTSPPYFDGNNYAYWKVRMKAFLKSVDERVWVSITKGWREPVVIIEGVQTPKSVDNYSRDEISECGWNNKGLNAIFMAVSQEEFKRISMCENCKQAWDILEVTHEGTKAVKNSKLQMLTTSFEELRMKDDETFDAFYAKLNHIVNSSFNLGDKIPENRIVRKILRSLPERFRPKVTAIEESKDLDNMRIEELVGSLQTYEHTLPVDKKNKSIALNTINESSDESSDELAMSDKEVAFYAKKFRKMFVSRNRKNWGDKKKRFERVNGNSSSGKKEMSSKKYTRATKDRVQSDIQCHECHGFGHIRLECANYKKAIEKAKGASLDDNDSETSDSSKSPSPKKNRNYMAFTSSVDGQSHRSESTSENESVSGSESRDDDELEEIYEKLYKECVKLRKLNKAHIENIDICKRENEDLQGKLNEANCLTDQLQKRNVSLEDKVKMQGSELILLNDKLKNLSTGKQKLDKILNSGKSFGDKRGIGYIEGKSDVASTSKIPCKRVGKIMFVPASNENGKPQLLKKGKKPLHVQKPVPPPKRQGARNTSPICHHCGKVGHVRPDCFKLKNHHAPTFSKSRIVYPSKKSKKFLNASRYVSPSMRHEVHKANHVCHNCGKIGHIRPNCFELRDHPKRIEKPYSRKGHQNLWSQVMVLTKQNEIINVKLDQLTTRQKVDKVNHPKVRQVWMRKGEEQTRHGID